The genomic window GTACCCGATCCCCCGCACCGTCTCGATCCAATCGGAGCTCCCCAGCTTGGCCCTGAGGTTCTTGATGTGCGTGTCCACCGTGCGGGCCGAGCCTTCGTAGAGATAGTCCAGGGCCTCCCCCAGGATCTGCTCCCTCGTGAAGACCCGTCCCGGCGAGGAGGCGAGGAGCCTCAGGATACGCCACTCGGCGGGGGTGAGCCGCACCTCGCGCCCCTCCACCACCGCCACGGGCAGCTCGCCATCCACCCGGAGTCGCCGCCCCTCCCACTCCACCTCGCCCGCCTCCTCCCGCCCCCCTCCCTCACCCATACGCCGCATCAAGGCCTTCACCCTCAAGACCAGCTCCCGAGGAGAGAACGGCTTCACCACGTAGTCGTCGGCCCCCAGCTCGAAGCCGAGGATCCTGTCGCTCTCAGCCTCCCGCGCAGTGAGAAAGACGAGACCCACCTTCCCGTCCCGCTCCCGTATCCTCCGCGCGA from Spirochaeta thermophila DSM 6192 includes these protein-coding regions:
- a CDS encoding response regulator transcription factor, translated to MSRVYLVEDNAAIREAVSLYLRVEGFEVVEFDGVRGVVESMRLQRPDVCIIDVMLPDGDGFSLARRIRERDGKVGLVFLTAREAESDRILGFELGADDYVVKPFSPRELVLRVKALMRRMGEGGGREEAGEVEWEGRRLRVDGELPVAVVEGREVRLTPAEWRILRLLASSPGRVFTREQILGEALDYLYEGSARTVDTHIKNLRAKLGSSDWIETVRGIGYRMMGVRV